A portion of the Nerophis lumbriciformis linkage group LG37, RoL_Nlum_v2.1, whole genome shotgun sequence genome contains these proteins:
- the ccdc169 gene encoding coiled-coil domain-containing protein 169, whose protein sequence is MSKDSGRHDMARLRVELEQEREIKDMLEESVRDLGCTMRELQDRLHGVDREDNEWKTRYETQTEVNAQLQRQTSLVHERLEDLRGKPMDRLASIRSYDDMPTEALRQRLKLLTDEKSQLRSQLMDYRIRIEQEGKAFHRTNDERRAYLSEIAKLSSTVEAQRRQYSMPPQRAAESQPRAKQWSRKCEGDAKRGKGKESEGGGGHVKGGGGTKAQHGSRLPTLKHHVKH, encoded by the exons ATGAGCAAAGACTCGGGTCGGCACGACATGGCGCGTCTCCGGGTCGAACTGGAGCAGGAACGAGaaataaa AGACATGTTGGAGGAGTCTGTGCGGGACTTGGGCTGCACCATGAGGGAGCTGCAAGACCGGCTGCACGGTGTGGACCGGGAAG ACAACGAGTGGAAGACCAGATATGAAACCCAGACCGAAGTCAACGCGCAGCTGCAGAGGCAAACCTCGCTGGTCCACGAACGACTGGAAGACCTGCGCGGCAAACCCATGG ACCGTCTGGCGTCTATCCGATCCTACGACGACATGCCGACA GAGGCTCTGAGACAGCGCCTCAAGCTGCTGACGGACGAGAAGTCACAACTCCGCAGTCAGCTGATGGACTATCGGATCAGGATCGAGCAGGAGGGGAAG GCCTTCCATAGGACCAACGACGAGAGGCGGGCCTACCTGTCTGAAATTGCCAAG CTGTCCTCCACTGTGGAGGCCCAGAGGAGGCAGTACTCCATGCCGCCACAGAGGGCGGCAGAGAGCCAACCCAG GGCGAAGCAGTGGAGCAGGAAGTGTGAAGGCGACGCCAAGAGAGGAAAAGGCAAAGAAAGCGAGGGAGGAGGGGGACATGTGAAAGGAGGGGGAGGCACCAAAGCCCAGCATGGAAGCAGGTTGCCCACCCTCAAGCATCACGTGAAACACTAA